One Oxobacter pfennigii DNA segment encodes these proteins:
- a CDS encoding rhodanese-like domain-containing protein → MSSKRHCKLLSVVLTLTVFLGILAGCTSNNQPSNSQPTKATEPTKAAEPTKTDVVADAANAYFANMGSDTYKIPEKDFVAKVKANEPMFILDIRQADVYEKGHIKGAVNLPWGTAISDNLTKLPKDKPIMVYCYTGQTAGQTVALLNVAGFDAKSVNLGWDLGISKVEGVADVTETTANPLTDITTEVNPEIKAAIDKYYKGLTEITDARYKNYKISEDDAKKLVDDKDTSVIFLSVRKAEDYANGHIEGAVNIPFAKGMQQKFNTLPKDKKIIVYCYTGQTAGQTVAILRLLGYDAVSLNAGMGMPSNAPAGWLNKGYPVVKSEEQKPVESNDKDNS, encoded by the coding sequence ATGAGTTCAAAGCGCCACTGCAAACTATTGTCAGTTGTACTTACACTTACGGTTTTTTTAGGGATCTTAGCCGGTTGTACTTCCAATAATCAGCCGTCAAATTCACAGCCGACAAAAGCCACGGAACCGACAAAAGCCGCCGAACCCACAAAAACCGATGTCGTAGCCGATGCCGCAAATGCATATTTTGCAAACATGGGGTCGGATACATATAAAATACCCGAAAAGGACTTTGTGGCAAAGGTAAAAGCAAATGAGCCTATGTTTATATTAGATATCAGACAAGCTGATGTTTATGAAAAAGGGCATATCAAAGGGGCTGTAAACCTGCCATGGGGAACTGCCATAAGCGATAACCTGACCAAGCTTCCCAAGGATAAGCCTATAATGGTCTATTGCTATACCGGACAAACTGCTGGTCAGACAGTAGCTTTGCTTAATGTTGCAGGCTTTGATGCAAAATCCGTCAACCTTGGCTGGGATCTTGGAATATCGAAGGTTGAAGGCGTGGCTGACGTGACTGAAACAACCGCAAATCCATTGACTGATATAACTACTGAGGTTAATCCCGAGATAAAGGCAGCCATTGATAAATACTATAAAGGGCTGACTGAAATCACAGATGCAAGGTATAAAAATTATAAAATCAGCGAAGATGATGCTAAAAAATTAGTAGATGATAAAGATACCAGCGTGATTTTCCTCTCTGTAAGAAAAGCAGAGGATTATGCCAACGGACATATTGAAGGCGCAGTAAATATTCCTTTTGCAAAGGGCATGCAGCAAAAATTCAATACTCTTCCAAAGGATAAAAAGATAATCGTTTACTGCTACACAGGCCAAACAGCCGGACAAACAGTTGCAATACTAAGATTATTAGGGTATGACGCAGTTTCCTTGAATGCCGGAATGGGAATGCCCAGCAATGCTCCGGCAGGATGGCTCAACAAAGGTTATCCTGTTGTAAAAAGCGAAGAACAAAAGCCGGTTGAATCCAACGATAAAGACAATTCTTAA
- a CDS encoding ABC transporter ATP-binding protein — translation MNIIVEKTPAKLKIENLTKSYETVNILNNISLNVNEGEFVCILGPSGCGKSTFLRLIAGFEKPDSGHIYFDGEKIRGPGRERIMVFQDFDQLFPWKTVLQNIIFPMKINAKNKKDDALRETAMKLINSVNLNGYEDYFPHQLSGGMKQRAALARALASDSKMLLLDEPFGSLDAQTKEILQQTIYKIWQETKITMLFVTHDIQEAIILSSRIIIMDGNRRCIKKILTNSLDWPRTPSCAGFGSLWQDVYSLIKA, via the coding sequence ATGAATATAATTGTAGAAAAAACGCCTGCCAAGCTCAAGATAGAGAATTTGACAAAGTCTTATGAAACCGTAAATATATTAAATAATATATCCTTGAATGTCAATGAAGGGGAATTTGTATGCATATTAGGCCCTTCCGGCTGCGGAAAATCGACATTCTTAAGGCTAATTGCCGGCTTTGAAAAGCCTGATAGCGGGCATATATATTTTGATGGTGAGAAAATCAGGGGCCCAGGCCGCGAGAGAATTATGGTTTTTCAGGATTTCGACCAGCTATTTCCCTGGAAAACGGTGCTTCAGAATATTATATTCCCTATGAAAATAAATGCCAAGAACAAAAAAGATGATGCCTTAAGGGAAACCGCTATGAAATTGATAAACAGCGTTAACCTCAACGGATATGAAGACTACTTTCCCCACCAATTATCAGGCGGAATGAAGCAGCGGGCGGCTCTGGCAAGAGCTCTGGCGTCTGATTCAAAAATGCTGCTTTTGGATGAACCCTTCGGAAGCCTGGATGCCCAAACAAAGGAGATACTTCAGCAAACGATTTACAAAATTTGGCAGGAGACTAAAATTACCATGCTCTTTGTCACCCATGACATTCAGGAAGCAATTATACTTTCCAGCCGTATTATAATCATGGATGGAAATAGGAGGTGCATAAAAAAGATACTGACTAATAGCCTTGATTGGCCAAGAACTCCCTCCTGTGCCGGATTCGGTTCTTTGTGGCAGGATGTATACAGTTTAATCAAAGCTTAG
- a CDS encoding ArnT family glycosyltransferase: MINYIDKDKKYTLYFFIVIYISINLMYLKRFPFVHSDEPWLSGLARNMSESTSFSVTEAFFDLYIRNPHAIKIFFHSMQILFMKIFGYGIQSFRLLSFLFGLLVLYYQYKLAEFIFRCQKKAYLAVLFLALDVQFIYASHFARQEIIVLFVLIYGLYYYIKNIENHKSKHDVLIGTIIGLSIGLHPNSFVISLPFGIIYLYDIFVCKRLKIKNFLIYVVIVSVFAALFILLSLSFDTGFFSNYAAYGEQFDILAPVTSKFMEVKEFYLKLFYGISGTYYTPNIRIQFFIFPVALVASLYKIWRNKKSHDNQKIAAIILSIIAVNAGIILIGRYNQTSIVLIFPLFYILAVNALWSLRRYYYKRAAASILATVLCGFTIYNALPYINSSYDNYLKEISKAVKKDDKVLANLNAEYYFENGKIFDYRNLAFLKENNMNFEDYIYSREIKYIVYPEEMDFIYNQRPKWDGLYGELYYYEDMQEFIKNSCTLVYEFSDRVYGMRIARYINTRDWSIKIYRVDHPPLSKL; encoded by the coding sequence ATGATTAATTATATAGATAAAGATAAGAAATACACACTGTATTTTTTTATTGTCATATATATATCGATAAATCTTATGTATCTTAAAAGGTTTCCTTTTGTCCATTCGGATGAACCGTGGCTCAGCGGTCTGGCCAGAAATATGTCGGAAAGTACTTCTTTTTCGGTAACCGAAGCCTTCTTTGATTTGTATATAAGAAACCCTCATGCAATAAAAATTTTCTTTCATAGCATGCAGATTTTATTTATGAAAATATTCGGCTATGGCATACAGAGTTTCAGATTATTGTCTTTCCTTTTTGGATTGCTGGTGCTATATTACCAGTACAAATTGGCCGAGTTTATATTCCGGTGCCAAAAAAAAGCATACTTAGCAGTATTGTTTTTAGCTCTGGATGTGCAGTTTATATACGCCTCTCATTTTGCAAGGCAGGAAATTATAGTATTGTTTGTACTGATTTACGGCCTTTATTACTACATAAAAAATATTGAAAATCATAAATCAAAGCATGATGTCTTAATTGGGACAATCATAGGATTGAGTATTGGTCTTCATCCTAACAGCTTTGTTATATCTCTTCCCTTTGGGATTATTTATCTTTATGATATTTTTGTTTGTAAAAGGCTTAAGATAAAAAATTTTCTAATTTATGTTGTGATCGTATCTGTTTTTGCAGCTCTTTTTATTTTACTTAGCCTGAGCTTTGATACTGGCTTCTTTTCAAATTATGCCGCGTATGGTGAACAGTTTGATATTTTAGCTCCGGTAACCTCAAAATTTATGGAAGTCAAGGAGTTCTACCTTAAGCTTTTTTACGGCATAAGCGGTACCTATTATACTCCCAATATCAGAATTCAGTTTTTTATCTTTCCCGTGGCTTTGGTTGCTTCCCTTTATAAAATATGGAGAAATAAAAAAAGCCATGATAATCAAAAGATAGCTGCAATAATACTGTCTATAATTGCTGTTAATGCAGGTATAATTCTTATAGGCCGGTATAATCAAACAAGCATAGTACTAATTTTCCCATTATTTTATATACTTGCCGTTAATGCTTTATGGTCGTTGAGGAGATATTATTATAAAAGGGCTGCAGCATCAATTCTGGCGACAGTATTGTGTGGGTTTACGATATATAACGCTCTGCCTTATATAAACAGCAGCTATGATAACTACCTTAAGGAAATTTCTAAAGCAGTGAAAAAAGATGATAAGGTTCTGGCAAATCTGAATGCGGAATATTATTTTGAAAACGGAAAAATATTTGATTACCGCAACCTGGCTTTTCTTAAAGAAAACAATATGAATTTTGAAGATTACATATATAGCCGCGAAATCAAATACATTGTATATCCCGAAGAGATGGACTTTATATATAATCAAAGGCCTAAATGGGACGGTTTATACGGGGAGCTTTACTATTATGAGGATATGCAGGAATTTATAAAGAATAGCTGTACCCTTGTTTATGAGTTTTCAGACAGGGTATATGGCATGAGGATTGCAAGGTATATAAATACAAGGGATTGGAGCATAAAAATATACAGGGTGGATCATCCACCCCTGTCTAAGCTTTGA